One Epinephelus fuscoguttatus linkage group LG10, E.fuscoguttatus.final_Chr_v1 genomic window carries:
- the ushbp1 gene encoding colorectal mutant cancer protein encodes MEDSCLVRCDSLDAGSGCDREVLTPIDRMTLDPEGSDPSADLEPSPAELAQCEAEVGTLLSIIAELNKKMGSLKAPSESGELRSPGPSRPLVPDLLSHRLVRSSPERNSASAVTSKPPLADRGGGGVVWTKLQEVLSSVEDSISSKRSWAAPITASDQDKHREHLRAAQESSVKATKILEEMEIEFGISCPPGPPKDQYQENILDPEKRDSALRGSLQSHQEELERAESTISQMEEEKNKLVGLHKAWRSGSCSPSYRPPAGALSPDWASPPFPGSPLLYRRAARAMTPVSVGGDGSPVGSINSCSPCPSPISLESETERLNRCIERLRARNERLTAALERRKGESEKISITLNRLEADCSALQMALRYCEECEEAYSELLSLYDAKKQQSIPLKTDSAEAVGDRQQPDRPSAQLMKMGTEELSTSFSTAGVTEETETQSHTGQRTPEPVEREAVLRQQIERLKRDRAAIRLPKPSPGVEGKISPESCLPAGSRGGHVTKENAKPPDTKKEKASLFYELISVREEMSDLRALIRLKEKELRCLEWGLMAQKAQEAAGAFVPESLREETEDHRTEQQRLCENAAKVGSDGDITDPRSRPILKELQAVLQREQALKKRLALVQDSLNTALSDSTSHRRDNGDQIARLTQAHSKALSSYRQIRRKYREQVWRLEQKVAAMTESHHHQSGAPKAAGETLEWRREETVL; translated from the exons ATGGAG GATTCTTGCCTGGTCCGATGTGACAGCCTGGATGCTGGGTCAGGGTGTGACAGGGAGGTTTTGACCCCGATCGACCGTATGACCCTTGACCCTGAGGGCTCTGACCCCTCAGCAGACCTCGAGCCTTCACCAGCAGAACTGGCTCAATGTGAGGCCGAAGTGGGCACGCTGCTCAGCATCATTGCTGAACTGAACAAGAAGATGGGGTCATTAAAGGCACCAAG TGAATCAGGAGAACTGAGATCACCAGGACCATCCAGGCCTCTGGTTCCAGACCTCCTGTCCCACAGGCTGGTCAGGAGCAGCCCAGAGAGGAACTCTGCCTCTGCTGTCACATCTAAACCTCCACTGGCTGACAGAG GGGGTGGTGGTGTAGTATGGACTAAACTCCAGGAGGTTTTATCATCAGTGGAGGACTCCATTAGCTCTAAAAGGTCCTGGGCCGCCCCCATCACAGCTTCTGACCAGGACAAGCACAGAGAGCACCTCAGAGCAGCCCAGGAGAGCTCAGTTAAAGCCACTAAG ATACTGGAGGAGATGGAAATAGAGTTTGGGATTTCATGCCCACCAGGCCCGCCAAAGGACCAGTATCAAGAGAACATCCTAGATCCAGAGAAGCGAGACTCAGCTCTCAGAGGCAGCTTGCAGAGtcaccaggaggagctggaaagagcAGAAAGCACCATCAGTCAgatggaggaggaaaagaaCAAG TTGGTCGGTCTCCATAAGGCCTGGAGGTCAGGCAGTTGCTCTCCTTCCTACCGGCCCCCTGCTGGGGCTCTCAGTCCAGACTGGGCCTCTCCTCCCTTCCCAGGTTCACCATTACTCTATAGAAGAGCAGCCAGAGCGATGACACCTGTGTCTGTGGGTGGGGATGGGTCTCCAGTGGGCTCCATTAACTCATGCAGTCCCTGTCCTAGCCCCATCAGCCTGGAGTCTGAGACAGAACGACTGAACAG GTGCATCGAGAGGCTGAGGGCCAGAAATGAACGGCTGACTGCAGCTCTGGAGCGCAGGAAGGGAGAGTCAGAGAAGATCAGTATTACACTGAACAGACTTGAAGCTGACTGCTCTGCCCTGCAGATGGCTCTCAGATACTG TGAGGAGTGTGAGGAGGCCTACAGCGAGCTGCTGTCACTTTATGACGCCAAGAAGCAGCAAAGCATTCCTCTGAAGACAGACTCAGCAG AGGCAGTCGGTGACAGGCAGCAGCCCGACAGGCCATCAGCTCAGCTCATGAAAATGGGAACTGAAGAGCTGTCCACCTCCTTCTCAACAGCAGGGGTCACAGAGGAGACGGAAACACAGAGTCACACAGGGCAGAG GACACCTGAGCCGGTGGAGCGAGAGGCTGTTCTCCGACAGCAAATTGAGCGCCTGAAGAGGGACCGGGCAGCCATTCGTCTGCCTAAGCCAAGCCCAGGAGTAGAGGGTAAAATAAGCCCCGAAAGTTGTCTCCCAGCTGGATCAAGAGGGGGACATGTGACAAAAGAGAACGCTAAACCTCCTGACACCAAGAAAGAAAAGGCTTCCCTCTTCTATGAACTCATCTCTGTCAGG GAGGAGATGTCAGATCTGCGAGCTCTAATCCGACTCAAGGAGAAAGAGCTGAGGTGTTTGGAGTGGGGTTTAATGGCCCAGAAGGCCCAGGAAGCAGCTGGAGCGTTTGTTCCAGAGAGCCTCAGAGAGGAGACCGAGGACCATAGGACGGAACAACAG aGGCTCTGTGAAAATGCAGCTAAAGTGGGTAGTGATGGGGACATCACTGATCCTCGATCCAGACCCATTCTGAAAGAGCTGCAGGCCGTCCTGCAAAG GGAACAAGCCCTGAAGAAGAGGCTGGCTTTAGTCCAAGACTCGCTAAACACAGCTCTGTCAGACAGCACCTCCCACAGGAGGGACAATGGAGACCAGATTGCTCGGCTCACACAAGCTCACAG TAAAGCCTTGAGTTCGTACCGCCAGATTCGTAGGAAGTACCGGGAGCAGGTGTGGAGGCTGGAGCAGAAAGTGGCAGCCATGACGGAGAGTCACCACCACCAGAGTGGAGCTCCGAAAGCTGCAGGGGAGACCTTGGAGTGGAGGAGGGAAGAGACTGTTCTGTGA